From a region of the Bradyrhizobium sp. KBS0727 genome:
- a CDS encoding MOSC domain-containing protein, whose product MTPSPSATIAGIYRYPVKGLSPEPLQRAELLPGETLAADRRYAIENGPSGFDPAEPKWLSKPHFLMLQRDEWLAPLRTHFDDATHVLTIRQDGAVAAEGNLETAGGRTAIEQFFASRYAGEIKGPPKILTSPGHSFSDVARKVVSIINLASVRAIENMVEHPVDPLRFRANLYVEGWPAWHEFEQLDRILAIDGVRLKVVKRIVRCAAVNVDPDTGARDLSIPNTLMRRLGHNECGIYAEVIAGGSIGAGDAIAPTEE is encoded by the coding sequence ATGACCCCGTCCCCGTCGGCGACGATCGCCGGTATCTACCGCTATCCCGTCAAAGGGCTCTCCCCGGAGCCGCTCCAGCGCGCCGAGCTTCTTCCCGGCGAGACGCTGGCGGCCGACCGCCGCTACGCCATCGAGAACGGCCCCTCGGGTTTCGATCCGGCCGAGCCGAAATGGCTGTCAAAGCCCCACTTCCTGATGCTGCAGCGGGACGAGTGGCTGGCGCCGCTGCGCACCCATTTCGACGATGCCACCCACGTCCTGACCATCCGCCAGGACGGCGCGGTCGCGGCCGAGGGCAACCTCGAAACGGCCGGAGGCCGGACCGCGATCGAGCAGTTCTTTGCCAGCCGATATGCCGGCGAGATCAAGGGACCGCCCAAAATCCTGACCAGCCCGGGCCACAGCTTTTCGGACGTGGCCCGCAAGGTGGTCTCGATTATCAATCTGGCGAGCGTCCGCGCCATCGAGAACATGGTCGAACACCCCGTCGATCCGCTGCGTTTCCGCGCCAACCTCTATGTCGAAGGCTGGCCGGCCTGGCATGAGTTCGAGCAGCTCGACCGGATACTCGCCATCGACGGCGTCAGGCTCAAGGTGGTCAAGCGCATCGTCCGATGCGCCGCCGTCAATGTCGATCCGGACACCGGCGCGCGCGACCTCTCGATCCCGAACACGCTGATGCGCCGCCTCGGCCACAATGAATGCGGGATCTATGCCGAGGTGATCGCCGGCGGCAGCATTGGCGCGGGCGATGCGATTGCGCCAACCGAGGAATAG
- the clpB gene encoding ATP-dependent chaperone ClpB, translating into MNIEKYTERARGFIQSAQSLAVRDGHQQFSSLHMLKVLLDDSEGLAGGLIDRAGGNSRAILKATEDALAKLPKVSGSGAGQVYLAPDLARAFDAAEKAAEKAGDSFVTVERLLLGLTLEKGSEAGAILSKGGVTPQNLNAAIESLRKGRTADSATAENAYDALKKYSRDLTQAAREGKLDPVIGRDEEIRRTIQVLSRRTKNNPVLIGEPGVGKTAIVEGLALRILNGDVPESLKDKKLLSLDLGALIAGAKYRGEFEERLKAVLQEVTSAEGSIILFIDEMHTLIGAGKADGAMDASNLLKPALARGELHCIGATTLDEYRKHVEKDAALARRFQPIFVSEPTVEDTISILRGLKDKYEQHHGVRITDSALVAATTLSNRYITDRFLPDKAIDLMDEAAARLKMQVDSKPEELDSMDREIIRLKIEQEALKKETDAGSKSRLQTLEKELADLEEKSAVLTSRWSAEKNKLSNAQKLKSELDGLRIELANAQRKGEFQRAGELAYGRIPELEKRLADIEANENPGEMMEEAVTANHIAQVVSRWTGVPVDKMLEGEKDKLLRMEGSLGKRVVGQAEAVRAVATAVRRSRAGLQDPNRPMGSFMFLGPTGVGKTELTKALAEYLFNDETAMVRLDMSEFMEKHSVARLIGAPPGYVGYDEGGVLTEAVRRRPYQVVLFDEIEKAHPDVFNVLLQVLDDGRLTDGQGRTVDFRNTLIIMTSNLGSEFLVNQPEGEDTSVVREQVMGMVRAHFRPEFLNRVDEIILFHRLQKSEMGRIVEIQFARLQKLLEERKIVLTLDAAARDWLAAKGWDPAYGARPLKRVIQRNLQDPLAEMILAGEVKDGDRVVISTEGNVLTFNGKASQTAEIAQFEAPVPKRKLN; encoded by the coding sequence ATGAATATTGAAAAATACACCGAGCGGGCGCGCGGCTTTATCCAGTCTGCGCAATCGCTGGCGGTGCGCGACGGTCACCAGCAGTTCTCGTCGCTGCACATGCTGAAAGTGCTGCTGGACGACAGCGAGGGTCTTGCCGGCGGCCTGATCGACCGCGCCGGCGGTAATTCCCGCGCCATCCTCAAAGCCACCGAGGATGCCCTCGCCAAGCTGCCGAAGGTCTCCGGAAGCGGCGCAGGTCAGGTCTATCTTGCCCCCGATCTGGCGCGCGCCTTCGATGCGGCGGAAAAGGCCGCCGAAAAGGCCGGAGACAGCTTTGTCACGGTCGAGCGGCTGCTGCTCGGGCTGACGCTCGAGAAGGGCAGCGAGGCCGGCGCGATCCTGAGCAAGGGCGGCGTCACGCCGCAGAACCTCAACGCGGCGATTGAATCGCTGCGCAAGGGACGCACCGCGGACAGCGCCACGGCCGAAAACGCCTATGACGCGCTGAAGAAGTATTCGCGCGATCTGACGCAGGCCGCGCGCGAGGGCAAGCTCGATCCCGTGATCGGGCGCGACGAGGAAATCCGCCGCACCATCCAGGTGCTCTCGCGCCGGACCAAGAACAATCCCGTGCTGATCGGCGAGCCCGGCGTCGGCAAAACCGCGATCGTCGAGGGTCTGGCGCTTCGGATCCTCAACGGTGACGTGCCGGAAAGCCTGAAAGACAAGAAGCTCCTGTCGCTCGACCTCGGCGCGCTGATTGCAGGCGCGAAATACCGCGGCGAGTTCGAGGAACGGCTGAAGGCCGTGCTGCAGGAGGTCACTTCGGCCGAAGGCAGCATCATCCTGTTCATCGACGAAATGCATACGCTGATCGGCGCCGGCAAGGCCGACGGCGCGATGGACGCGTCCAATCTCTTGAAGCCGGCGCTGGCACGCGGCGAACTGCATTGCATCGGCGCCACCACGCTCGACGAATACCGCAAGCACGTCGAAAAGGACGCCGCCCTGGCGCGCCGGTTCCAGCCGATCTTCGTCAGCGAGCCCACGGTCGAGGACACCATCTCGATCCTGCGCGGCCTAAAGGACAAATACGAGCAGCACCACGGCGTGCGTATCACCGACTCCGCGTTGGTGGCGGCGACTACGCTGTCGAACCGCTACATCACCGACCGTTTCCTGCCCGACAAGGCCATCGATTTGATGGACGAGGCGGCGGCACGGCTGAAGATGCAGGTCGATTCCAAGCCGGAAGAACTCGATTCGATGGATCGGGAAATCATCCGGCTGAAGATCGAGCAGGAGGCGCTCAAGAAGGAAACCGATGCCGGCTCGAAGAGCCGTCTGCAGACGCTGGAAAAGGAACTCGCCGATCTCGAGGAGAAATCGGCGGTCCTGACCTCGCGCTGGAGCGCTGAGAAAAACAAGCTCTCCAACGCACAGAAACTGAAGAGCGAACTCGACGGCTTGCGCATCGAATTGGCCAACGCGCAGCGCAAAGGCGAATTCCAGCGCGCGGGCGAACTCGCCTATGGCCGGATTCCCGAGCTGGAAAAGCGGCTCGCCGATATCGAAGCCAACGAGAACCCCGGCGAGATGATGGAGGAGGCGGTGACCGCCAACCACATCGCGCAGGTGGTGTCGCGCTGGACCGGCGTTCCCGTTGACAAGATGCTGGAAGGCGAAAAGGACAAGCTCCTGAGAATGGAGGGGTCACTCGGCAAGCGCGTGGTCGGCCAGGCCGAAGCGGTGCGTGCGGTGGCAACCGCCGTGCGCCGCTCGCGCGCCGGCCTGCAGGACCCGAACCGCCCGATGGGCTCGTTCATGTTCTTAGGCCCGACCGGCGTCGGCAAGACCGAACTGACCAAGGCGCTGGCCGAATATCTGTTCAACGACGAGACCGCGATGGTCCGCCTCGACATGTCCGAATTCATGGAAAAGCATTCGGTGGCGCGGCTGATCGGCGCGCCTCCCGGCTATGTCGGCTATGACGAGGGCGGCGTTCTGACCGAAGCGGTTCGGCGGCGGCCCTATCAGGTGGTGCTGTTCGACGAAATCGAGAAGGCGCATCCCGATGTCTTCAACGTGCTGCTGCAGGTGCTCGATGACGGCCGGCTGACCGATGGTCAGGGCCGCACCGTCGATTTCCGCAACACGCTGATCATCATGACCTCGAACCTCGGTTCGGAATTCCTGGTGAACCAGCCTGAAGGCGAGGATACGTCGGTGGTGCGCGAGCAGGTGATGGGCATGGTGCGTGCGCATTTCCGGCCCGAGTTCCTCAACCGCGTCGACGAGATCATCCTGTTCCACCGCTTGCAGAAGAGCGAGATGGGCCGGATCGTCGAGATCCAGTTCGCTCGGCTCCAGAAGCTGCTGGAAGAGCGCAAGATCGTGCTCACGCTCGATGCCGCGGCGCGCGACTGGCTGGCGGCCAAGGGCTGGGATCCCGCCTATGGCGCCCGGCCCCTGAAGCGGGTGATCCAGCGCAACCTGCAGGATCCGCTGGCGGAGATGATCCTCGCCGGCGAGGTCAAGGATGGCGATCGCGTCGTGATCTCGACCGAGGGCAACGTGCTGACCTTCAACGGCAAGGCATCGCAAACCGCCGAGATCGCGCAATTCGAGGCGCCGGTCCCGAAACGGAAGCTGAACTAG
- a CDS encoding SPW repeat protein, which produces MENWTNAKLCDVANLVLGAILFVSPWMFGFDAGKISQNATLSGLVIAILAIAALAAFAVWEEWLNLIVGLWALVSPWVLGFHGTTAMTVHVLIGAAVAVLAAIEIWMMTQNPPRFTTGR; this is translated from the coding sequence ATGGAGAATTGGACCAATGCAAAGTTGTGCGACGTCGCCAACCTTGTCCTCGGCGCGATTCTGTTCGTTTCGCCGTGGATGTTCGGCTTCGACGCCGGGAAAATCTCCCAGAACGCCACCCTCTCCGGCCTGGTCATTGCGATCCTCGCGATCGCAGCGCTGGCTGCGTTCGCGGTCTGGGAAGAGTGGCTGAACCTGATCGTCGGATTGTGGGCGCTGGTATCGCCTTGGGTATTGGGCTTCCACGGAACCACGGCCATGACGGTTCATGTGCTGATCGGCGCCGCCGTGGCGGTGCTTGCGGCGATCGAAATCTGGATGATGACCCAGAACCCGCCGCGGTTTACCACGGGCCGCTGA